A genomic region of Capra hircus breed San Clemente chromosome 19, ASM170441v1, whole genome shotgun sequence contains the following coding sequences:
- the RUNDC1 gene encoding RUN domain-containing protein 1 isoform X2, whose protein sequence is MAAVEAAADPVTGLVGAGPKAKDEEEEEEESLPPCEAVRWAPVGAVAEAGPGAAAFSEEAAAEEPGVVPGSPPDSPGRTLRRLRAERRRLDSALLALSSHFAQVQFRLRQVVRGAPAEQQRLLRELEDFAFRGCPHVLGYGGSEDPASDDGDGLPGDRPRLRGEDQSEQEKRERLETQREKQKELILQLKTQLDDLETFAYQEGSYDSLPQSVVLERQRVIIDELIKKLDMNLNEDLSSLSTEELRQRVDAAVAQIVNPARVKEQLVEQLKTQIRDLEMFINFIQDEVGSPLQTGSGHCECKASGKTGSDSSRTGSSRLPPGNSKTKAEDVKRVRETGLHLMRRALAVLQIFAVSQFGCATGQIPQPLWPRGQGDRDYSPLLKRLEASVDRVKLLALRHQAHDHIISSASLQDLSLGGKDELTMAVRKELTVAVRDLLAHGLYAPSPGMSLVMAPIACLLPAFSSAPEAMHPWELFVKYYHAKNGRAYVESPARKLSQSFALPVTGGTVVTPKQSLLTAIHMVLTEHDPFKRSADSELKALVCLALNEQRLVSWMNLICKSGSLIEPHYQPWSYMAHTGFESALNLLSRLSSLKFSLPVDLAVRQLKNIKDAF, encoded by the exons ATGGCGGCTGTCGAAGCGGCTGCGGACCCGGTAACGGGGCTGGTGGGCGCTGGACCAAAGGCGAAGgacgaagaggaggaggaagaggagtcgCTGCCGCCGTGCGAGGCAGTGCGCTGGGCGCCAGTGGGGGCGGTGGCGGAGGCCGGGCCCGGGGCGGCGGCGTTCTCCGAAGAGGCGGCGGCCGAGGAGCCCGGAGTGGTCCCCGGCTCCCCGCCGGACTCCCCCGGCCGGACGCTGAGGCGGCTGCGGGCCGAAAGGCGGCGGTTGGACTCTGCGCTGCTCGCGCTGTCCTCGCATTTCGCGCAGGTGCAGTTCCGCTTGCGGCAGGTGGTGCGCGGGGCGCCGGCGGAGCAGCAGCGCCTCCTGCGCGAGCTCGAGGACTTCGCCTTCCGCGGCTGCCCTCACGTCCTGGGTTACGGGGGCTCGGAGGACCCCGCCAGCGATGATGGCGACGGGCTGCCGGGGGACCGACCACGGTTACGGGGCGAAGACCAG aGTGAGCAGGAGAAACGGGAACGTCTGGAAACCCAAAGGGAGAAGCAAAAAGAACTGATCCTGCAGCTCAAAACCCAGCTCGATGACCTGGAAACATTTGCCTATCAAGAGGGCAGTTATGACTCCCTTCCACAGTCCGTGGTCTTGGAAAGACAGCGG GTGATCATTGATGAGTTAATAAAGAaactggacatgaatctgaatgaGGACCTCAGCTCACTGTCCACTGAGGAGCTTCGACAGCGTGTGGATGCTGCTGTGGCTCAAATCGTCAACCCAGCCCGAGTGAAAGAACAGCTGGTTGAGCAGCTGAAAACTCAGATCCGAGACCTCGAGATGTTCATCAACTTCATCCAAG ATGAAGTAGGAAGCCCGTTACAGACAGGGAGTGGACACTGTGAGTGCAAGGCTAGTGGGAAGACAGGAAGTGACTCCAGCAGAACTGGCAGCAGCAGACTGCCTCCAGGAAACAGCAAAA CGAAGGCAGAAGATGTGAAGAGAGTTCGGGAGACAGGGCTGCACCTGATGCGGCGAGCGCTGGCAGTGCTGCAGATCTTTGCCGTCAGCCAGTTCGGGTGTGCCACGGGCCAGATCCCGCAGCCCCTGTGGCCGAGGGGCCAGGGCGACAGGGACTACTCTCCCTTGCTGAAGAGGCTGGAGGCATCAGTAGACAGGGTGAAGCTGCTTGCCCTGAGACACCAGGCGCACGACCACATCATCAGCTCCGCCAGCCTCCAGGACCTGTCTCTGGGAGGCAAGGACGAGCTGACCATGGCTGTGCGgaaggagctgacagtggctgtGAGGGACCTGCTGGCCCACGGGCTGTACGCCCCCTCACCAGGGATGAGCCTCGTCATGGCCCCCATCGCCTGTCTTCTGCCTGCCTTCTCCTCGGCCCCCGAGGCCATGCACCCCTGGGAGCTCTTTGTAAAGTACTACCACGCTAAGAACGGCCGCGCGTACGTGGAATCCCCAGCCCGAAAGCTCTCACAGTCTTTCGCCCTGCCTGTCACAGGAGGCACTGTGGTGACGCCCAAGCAGAGCCTCCTGACAGCCATCCACATGGTGCTGACGGAGCACGACCCTTTCAAGCGCAGTGCAGACTCAGAGCTGAAGGCCTTGGTGTGCCTGGCGCTGAATGAGCAGCGTCTCGTGTCCTGGATGAACCTCATCTGCAAGTCGGGGTCGCTCATCGAGCCCCACTACCAGCCCTGGAGCTACATGGCACACACAGGCTTTGAGAGCGCCCTCAACCTGCTCAGCCGCCTCAGCAGCCTCAAGTTCAGCCTCCCTGTAGACCTGGCTGTGCGCCAGCTCAAGAACATCAAAGACGCCTTTTGA
- the RUNDC1 gene encoding RUN domain-containing protein 1 isoform X1, giving the protein MAAVEAAADPVTGLVGAGPKAKDEEEEEEESLPPCEAVRWAPVGAVAEAGPGAAAFSEEAAAEEPGVVPGSPPDSPGRTLRRLRAERRRLDSALLALSSHFAQVQFRLRQVVRGAPAEQQRLLRELEDFAFRGCPHVLGYGGSEDPASDDGDGLPGDRPRLRGEDQALSEQEKRERLETQREKQKELILQLKTQLDDLETFAYQEGSYDSLPQSVVLERQRVIIDELIKKLDMNLNEDLSSLSTEELRQRVDAAVAQIVNPARVKEQLVEQLKTQIRDLEMFINFIQDEVGSPLQTGSGHCECKASGKTGSDSSRTGSSRLPPGNSKTKAEDVKRVRETGLHLMRRALAVLQIFAVSQFGCATGQIPQPLWPRGQGDRDYSPLLKRLEASVDRVKLLALRHQAHDHIISSASLQDLSLGGKDELTMAVRKELTVAVRDLLAHGLYAPSPGMSLVMAPIACLLPAFSSAPEAMHPWELFVKYYHAKNGRAYVESPARKLSQSFALPVTGGTVVTPKQSLLTAIHMVLTEHDPFKRSADSELKALVCLALNEQRLVSWMNLICKSGSLIEPHYQPWSYMAHTGFESALNLLSRLSSLKFSLPVDLAVRQLKNIKDAF; this is encoded by the exons ATGGCGGCTGTCGAAGCGGCTGCGGACCCGGTAACGGGGCTGGTGGGCGCTGGACCAAAGGCGAAGgacgaagaggaggaggaagaggagtcgCTGCCGCCGTGCGAGGCAGTGCGCTGGGCGCCAGTGGGGGCGGTGGCGGAGGCCGGGCCCGGGGCGGCGGCGTTCTCCGAAGAGGCGGCGGCCGAGGAGCCCGGAGTGGTCCCCGGCTCCCCGCCGGACTCCCCCGGCCGGACGCTGAGGCGGCTGCGGGCCGAAAGGCGGCGGTTGGACTCTGCGCTGCTCGCGCTGTCCTCGCATTTCGCGCAGGTGCAGTTCCGCTTGCGGCAGGTGGTGCGCGGGGCGCCGGCGGAGCAGCAGCGCCTCCTGCGCGAGCTCGAGGACTTCGCCTTCCGCGGCTGCCCTCACGTCCTGGGTTACGGGGGCTCGGAGGACCCCGCCAGCGATGATGGCGACGGGCTGCCGGGGGACCGACCACGGTTACGGGGCGAAGACCAG GCCTTG aGTGAGCAGGAGAAACGGGAACGTCTGGAAACCCAAAGGGAGAAGCAAAAAGAACTGATCCTGCAGCTCAAAACCCAGCTCGATGACCTGGAAACATTTGCCTATCAAGAGGGCAGTTATGACTCCCTTCCACAGTCCGTGGTCTTGGAAAGACAGCGG GTGATCATTGATGAGTTAATAAAGAaactggacatgaatctgaatgaGGACCTCAGCTCACTGTCCACTGAGGAGCTTCGACAGCGTGTGGATGCTGCTGTGGCTCAAATCGTCAACCCAGCCCGAGTGAAAGAACAGCTGGTTGAGCAGCTGAAAACTCAGATCCGAGACCTCGAGATGTTCATCAACTTCATCCAAG ATGAAGTAGGAAGCCCGTTACAGACAGGGAGTGGACACTGTGAGTGCAAGGCTAGTGGGAAGACAGGAAGTGACTCCAGCAGAACTGGCAGCAGCAGACTGCCTCCAGGAAACAGCAAAA CGAAGGCAGAAGATGTGAAGAGAGTTCGGGAGACAGGGCTGCACCTGATGCGGCGAGCGCTGGCAGTGCTGCAGATCTTTGCCGTCAGCCAGTTCGGGTGTGCCACGGGCCAGATCCCGCAGCCCCTGTGGCCGAGGGGCCAGGGCGACAGGGACTACTCTCCCTTGCTGAAGAGGCTGGAGGCATCAGTAGACAGGGTGAAGCTGCTTGCCCTGAGACACCAGGCGCACGACCACATCATCAGCTCCGCCAGCCTCCAGGACCTGTCTCTGGGAGGCAAGGACGAGCTGACCATGGCTGTGCGgaaggagctgacagtggctgtGAGGGACCTGCTGGCCCACGGGCTGTACGCCCCCTCACCAGGGATGAGCCTCGTCATGGCCCCCATCGCCTGTCTTCTGCCTGCCTTCTCCTCGGCCCCCGAGGCCATGCACCCCTGGGAGCTCTTTGTAAAGTACTACCACGCTAAGAACGGCCGCGCGTACGTGGAATCCCCAGCCCGAAAGCTCTCACAGTCTTTCGCCCTGCCTGTCACAGGAGGCACTGTGGTGACGCCCAAGCAGAGCCTCCTGACAGCCATCCACATGGTGCTGACGGAGCACGACCCTTTCAAGCGCAGTGCAGACTCAGAGCTGAAGGCCTTGGTGTGCCTGGCGCTGAATGAGCAGCGTCTCGTGTCCTGGATGAACCTCATCTGCAAGTCGGGGTCGCTCATCGAGCCCCACTACCAGCCCTGGAGCTACATGGCACACACAGGCTTTGAGAGCGCCCTCAACCTGCTCAGCCGCCTCAGCAGCCTCAAGTTCAGCCTCCCTGTAGACCTGGCTGTGCGCCAGCTCAAGAACATCAAAGACGCCTTTTGA